The sequence below is a genomic window from Betaproteobacteria bacterium.
TGGTCGAGGACCGGGTCCGAGCCGGCCACGTAGGCGCCCACTGAAATCAAATCCCGTGAACGCTGGTAGCGGGCAAAGAGCACCTTGAAGCGGCGGATGAGGTCCAGGTGGCCCGGCTCCACCAGACTGACCAGGGCGCGGCTGATGGATTGCTCGACATCCACCGCCGGGTAGTGGCCCGCGTCGGCCAGGGCGCGGGAGAGGACGACGTGGCCGTCGAGAATGGCGCGGGCCGCGTCGGCGATGGGGTCCTGCTGGTCGTCGCCTTCGGTGAGCACGGTATAGAAAGCGGTGATGGAGCCGCCCCCTTCGGGCCCGTTGCCGGCCCGCTCGACCAGTTGCGGCAGGCGGGCGAAGACCGAGGGCGGGTAGCCCCGGGTGGCGGGCGGTTCGCCGATGGCCAGGGCGATTTCGCGCTGGGCCATGGCGTAGCGGGTGAGGGAATCCATGATGAGCAGGACCTGCTTGCCCTGGTCACGGAAGTGCTCGGCGATGGTCGTGGCGTAGGCCGCGCCCTGCAGGCGCATGAGGGGGCCGGTGTCGGCCGGGGCGGCGACGACCACGGCCCGGGTCATGCCTGCTTCTCCCAGGATCTGGTCGATGAATTCCTTCACCTCGCGGCCCCGCTCGCCGATCAGGCCGACGACGATCACATCGGCCTCGGTGTAGCGGGCCATCATGCCCAGGAGTACGGACTTGCCGACGCCGGAACCGGCGAAGAGGCCCATGCGCTGCCCGCGGCCGACGGTGAGCAGGGCGTTGATGACGCGGATCCCCACGTCCAGGGGCTGGGCGATGGCGGCCCGGGCCATGGGATTGGTGGGCCGGCTTTGCAGGGGGCGCAGTTGCTGGCTGACCAGGGGGCCGCGCCCGTCCAGGGGGCGTCCGACGCCATCCACCACCCGGCCCAGGAGCCCTTCGCCTACCGGCACCTGCTTGGCCCGGTCGATGGCGCGGCGGCGCTGGGGAATGGCGGCACCCACCCGGGGCGGCAGCCCGGGGGTCTCGAAGGCCACCACCTGGGCGCCCGGCGAGAGGCCATAGACGTCGTCGGAAGGCATGAGATAGAGCTTCTCGCCGGCAAAGCCCACCACCTCCGCCTCGACCGGGGTGCCGCCCGAGGGCAGCACGCGGCAGGAACTGCCCAGGGGGAGCTTGAGTCCGGCGGCTTCCATCACCAGACCGTTGATGCGGGTCAGTCGGCCGCTCGGCCACAGAGGCTGTGCCCCGGCGGCGGAATTCTGGCAGTTGGCGAGAAATTGCCGCCAGCGTCCGGCGTGGTCGGGAAGCCCGCTCACCGCTCCTCCCGCCGTTCCTCGGCGGGCGCCGCGCCGACGGCTTCCAGGACCCGCTTCCAGCGCATCTCCAGGCTGGCGTCCACTTCGCTGGTGCCGGCCTTGACGAGGCAGCCGCCAGGCGTGATGTCGCGGTCGTCCAGGATCTGCCAGCCGGAATGGGAAAAGGATTCCCCCAGGTGGGCGCGCAGGCTGGCGCCGTCGTCCGGATGGACGTGGACGACCACGTGGCCGTGGTGCAGGGGCAGGGCGGCAAGGGCCTCGCGCACCACCGGGAGCAGGGCATCCCGGTCCACGGCCAGGGTCTTTCGCAGCACTTGACCCGCCAGTTCCACGGCCAGGGCGAGGACCTCGTCGGCCAGGGTCTGATCGATGTTCCCCAGGGACTGGGAGAAGTTTTCGGCCAGGGCGGCGAAGCGCTCGGCCGCCTCTCTCGCCTCGGCCAGACCCTCGGCGTGACCCGCCTGGTAGCCCTCTTCACGCCCGCCGGCCCGGGCTTCTTCGTGGATGCGCTCGATGTCCTCGGCGGTGGGCAGGGCCACCCCGGCGACGTCTTCCCCCCTGTCCGGGAGGGGCTCCGGCTCCGGCTGCGGCGGCGCCGCGACGGGCTCGGGCGCCTCACCCAGGTCGAAGGCGTCGGCCTGCCAGCGGCGGTAGCTGTCGAGTTGTTCCTTGGGGATATAGGCCGGCATGGAAGACCCGCAGGGGGCTTAGAGCATCTGCTCGCCGCCGGCGCCGCCCAGGACGATCTGGCCCTCGTCGGCAAGGCGGCGGACGGTCTTGAGGATTTCCTTCTGCTCCGCCTCGACCTCGGAAACCCGCACCGGCCCTTTGGATTCCAGATCTTCCCGCAGCATCTCGGCAGCGCGCTGGGACATATTGCGGAAAATCTTCTCGCGCAGGGCTTCGTTGGCGCCCTTGAGAGCCAGGACCAGGGAGTCGGACTGCACCTCGCGCAGGATGATCTGAATCGAGCGGTCGTCGATATCCATCAGGTTCTCGAAGACGAACATTTCGTCGAGAATCTTTTGGGCGAGGTCCGGGTCGTACTCGCGGATGGCGTCGATGACCGAGGTTTCGTTGGCGGTGCCGATGAAGTTGAGGATTTCCGCCACCGTGCGCACCCCGCCCAGGGCGGTCTTCTTCATGGTTGCCGATCCGGCCAGGATGCGCGCCATGGCGTCGTTCAGCTCGCGCAGGGCCGCGGGCTGGATGCCTTCCAGGGTGGCGATGCGCAGCACCACGTCGTTCCTGAGGCGCTCGGTGAAGTGGTTGAGGATTTCGCTGGAATGGTCGTGTTCCAGGTGCACCAGGATGGTGGCGATGATCTGGGGGTGCTCGTTCTTGACCAGATCGGCCACCGTGGCGGCGTCCATCCACTTCAGGCCCTCGATGCCCGAAGTCTCGCCCCCCTGCAGGATGCGGGAAATGAGGTTGGACGCCTTGTCGTCCCCCAAGGCCTTGGTCAGGACCGAGCGGATGTAGTTGTCGGTATCGACGTGTACCGAAGCGTGCTCGACGGCGATG
It includes:
- the fliI gene encoding flagellar protein export ATPase FliI, with the protein product MSGLPDHAGRWRQFLANCQNSAAGAQPLWPSGRLTRINGLVMEAAGLKLPLGSSCRVLPSGGTPVEAEVVGFAGEKLYLMPSDDVYGLSPGAQVVAFETPGLPPRVGAAIPQRRRAIDRAKQVPVGEGLLGRVVDGVGRPLDGRGPLVSQQLRPLQSRPTNPMARAAIAQPLDVGIRVINALLTVGRGQRMGLFAGSGVGKSVLLGMMARYTEADVIVVGLIGERGREVKEFIDQILGEAGMTRAVVVAAPADTGPLMRLQGAAYATTIAEHFRDQGKQVLLIMDSLTRYAMAQREIALAIGEPPATRGYPPSVFARLPQLVERAGNGPEGGGSITAFYTVLTEGDDQQDPIADAARAILDGHVVLSRALADAGHYPAVDVEQSISRALVSLVEPGHLDLIRRFKVLFARYQRSRDLISVGAYVAGSDPVLDQAIALYPRMEAFLQQPLAERADFAASAAQLRSLL
- a CDS encoding flagellar assembly protein FliH, producing MPAYIPKEQLDSYRRWQADAFDLGEAPEPVAAPPQPEPEPLPDRGEDVAGVALPTAEDIERIHEEARAGGREEGYQAGHAEGLAEAREAAERFAALAENFSQSLGNIDQTLADEVLALAVELAGQVLRKTLAVDRDALLPVVREALAALPLHHGHVVVHVHPDDGASLRAHLGESFSHSGWQILDDRDITPGGCLVKAGTSEVDASLEMRWKRVLEAVGAAPAEERREER
- the fliG gene encoding flagellar motor switch protein FliG, with product MASAEEGVEKSATLLIALGEDHAAEVLKHLGPREVQKLGHAMAALKSVPRAKVEAVLDEFHTIAVEHASVHVDTDNYIRSVLTKALGDDKASNLISRILQGGETSGIEGLKWMDAATVADLVKNEHPQIIATILVHLEHDHSSEILNHFTERLRNDVVLRIATLEGIQPAALRELNDAMARILAGSATMKKTALGGVRTVAEILNFIGTANETSVIDAIREYDPDLAQKILDEMFVFENLMDIDDRSIQIILREVQSDSLVLALKGANEALREKIFRNMSQRAAEMLREDLESKGPVRVSEVEAEQKEILKTVRRLADEGQIVLGGAGGEQML